ATTAGACCCTTTTCTTTTGTATTGTGATGTACATTTGAGTGAATGAAGACAAATGTAAGgtgggaatttttttttccattggttGTCGATTGTAAGAAAGGAGTGGAGTTTAGCAGGACTGAATGATTGGAGAAATCCTGGTACCAGAAATAAGTCTGTTGTTTTCATGGGACAATCCAACTATGacattgaaaagaaaagaaaagaaatgaaaagaaaagaaaaggagaaacaCATGCATGGATCAGGGttatttactaaaactaaaaccattaagaatctttctgttatttaaataaagatttactgaaataatattaaaaaaacttaatttaaattacatttatctgacgcttttatccaaagcgacttacaattgctatatatgtcagaggtcacacgcctctggagcaactaggggttaagtgtcttgctcaagggacacattggtgtctcacagtggattcgaacccgggtctctaaCGCCAATGGCATATGtctcttatccactgcgccaacaccacccgttacttacatttacttaatttatttatttacttaaaataactACAAACATAactgaaataatacaaattatagacATTAAAAGaacaataactaataaaaatggctAAAAACACAACTATAATAGTACCTCGATGCACTGACATaagtgaatcattcacaataaggtCAATGCATATAGAAAATAGGGGGAATTTTCATTTCATCCTGACTTTCAcattcttaaaatacattttaacattttaatttcaaacagtGTATATACATGTATCCAAAGAGAACTCtgtgatttttgtcatttccagcACATGTATTGATGTATTGTGTTAAATGgcattttgtcattaaaatgtcatttaaagatTTTGATAAAATAGCAGACTCTTTCGCCTACTATAATGTCATAGTTACTGCATGTATCCTACAAAATATAACATAATTTCTGCATAATTTGACATTACCTCTTGACTGGAAAGGATGCACAGCAACATTCTCTTACTGAATTTTCTTGGTCTGAGTCAagggaacaataataataataataataataaaaataataaatcaatgaatgaattagattttgaaaatgcaaaaaaaaaaaaaaaaactttccaagaCTGTTATAATGTAACCTTCTTACaacaaaaaagagagaagctgaaatattataataaaaattaattcctTGGAAATAAAAGTGGCCATAATAGAAGAAACATCACATGACATGCATAGAAAGATTGTTTTAAACTTCTGCTTAAGTGAATTCAGCATCTTGTGTCCTCTGAAACTGCATTGTGCCATGCTGACTGCAAACACTGAGACTCCCCAGAGGCCACAGATCTGATGTGTCTGGAGAGGACTATTGAATTTTACATGGCCTGTAGACCAGCCATAGTTTTTATTTTCCACAGATCCCACTAAACACACTGACCTTAAACACATATTGCTCACTGTGCTCCTGTACTGCATGGCAGCGTTGCATAATTCCATTAAACGCACAGCCAGTGGAGGTCTTATTGACGCTCTCTGGACTCCCTCCGTCTCTGTCCACCATCAAATCTGATGGTCATCAGTCTGCTCTCTACCCATTAGATCTGTCCCTGTGTCATTGATATTCACCCTCTCTTCATAACAGATATGGGGCACACTCAGTGTCATCCATAGCACAAAGTTAAAAGTCTTACATAAGAGACATTATCAACAACAAGCTGAAATGGGAGGTCATGTGTGGATAATATGAGGGAACAACAGAATTATGGATATAAATATTATGAAGGAGATACAGTCAAATGAGCATTGCAGATATTTTAGTGGGTTACTGAGAGAACAGCTTGACGTGATAATCTGCATTCCTGTGGTGCTCTGCTTTGACCTATAAAAACAGGAACCTGCATAGATGAAAGATGCAATGACAACAAAacattagggtgaccatatgtccTCTTTTTCCTAAATGTGTCCTGGCAGGAAATTCTAAATGACCTAAAATGTCtgggttttgattttgttttcatACATGCTGAAGGTAATTACTAAAAAGTAGCGTGCGTGCAGGCATTGTACATGATCGACCAATCGTGGTGTGTGAGAAGTTGAGCTCTATGAAGAATGGTCAAAACAATGTAAATTCATGAACATGTATTGTATGAGGAGTGTAGAGAACACATCGGAAGGAAAACAAAGCCTGGTCATTTTGGGCATATCCaatttatgtttgatattttttacatattgaaTAGAACTGAATGTTGGatatgttctgataatgttctaTGAAATGTTTCATAGATGTTTTATATGAACCAACGTGCTTGAATACAGTTGTGCTTGAATTAAATATGCTAATTCTGATCTCAAAAGTTACAGATGTAAGATCTATTGCCATCTACTGGTACACATTTCTAATTGCGATAAAAGTCCCAGTaaacaagttattttatttatttatttagctcttctTTAGTTGCTGAATTGTCACAGACAATTGTTtacaaagaaacagaaaatatgaCAACAacccaaaatataaaatatgtggtTAAACATCAAGTTGAAATAACAATCTACATACAATGCATTTATTTCTAGACAAATACAAAGAACATTATAATTCCACTTGGAAAAATAGCCTCTGCACTATTTAATATTCATaatgaataaatacttttttgatatgttttgttttctgaacCACAAATATGATATGTGATCTGATTCAATTGTGCATCCAAAATTGTTCAATGAGGTAACAAAATTGTTCAATAACACTTTAGTAAATACAGTTACTAAACAAATTATGTCAGAAGCAAAACACTAACAGAACAATCCCTTCTaacattttatcatattaatGCTTGGGTCTACTGAACATGTTCTGTTTAACCaatgttattttttgttatgttaaTTTTACCTTAATTTCAGAGCACAAAAAGAGTATTTTTTACTTAGCACACCTACCAATCATGTATTCAGATGTGGCTTTTTAGGCATGTAGTGCCTAAGAATTTAGAAGAACATTCACGCCAGCCTGACGCTGCCTATCATGACTGCACACCAATATATTGTCAAGACATGACCTTCCTTCAACAGGCGATCCTCGTATGACCAATGGGACTGTCTTAGAAGTGTATGCTGTATTCCTGACTAGGCTTGCGTGTAGCGGATGATCTCACTCAAGTCATAGCCAGTTACTGCAAATGCATAGCCATCCCCGTCACAGAACTTGGCTCCGCAGATCTGTGTATCAGTCACACACTCATTGTACATGTGCTCCACCTAGAAAGGACAGAGAAACATGTGGGAGAACATTTGAAATCAGCTGAACATACAAAATGCTTTGCAATGAATGTCCATTTAATGAAACTACTAATGCAGTTCTAGAGCAAGTTCTCCACAGATCAAAccttggggtcggtaagatttttaatgtttctgaaagtcgcttatgctcaccaagatttgatcaaagtaaaaacagtagtattgtaaatattattacaattaatattttatttgaatagttttttagagatgtattaatgtatttgctgtcacttttgttcagtttaatgcatcttgctgagtaatataataaaattattttaaaaaatcttactgaccccaaacttttgaacggtagtgtactgTTTGTGTCTGTGAGTGGTTTTACCTCTACACTATTAGTCTCTGGAGTCAAGCTCAGATGCCAAACTCTAACCCAGGAGTCTTCTGCTGCAGAGATCAGCTTTTCCATTGaacaaagggaaaaaaagatcagTATATGAGAGTttaccattttaaaaatacaattaattaagcCTATTTGTGTTCAtcaaaacagatgaaaaaaaatatatttcaatctgTTTTGACTTAATTACTACTTAACATGCACATATTATAGTTGCATACATTAACTGTGCAACACACAGACTGTTTACATAATTCTTCTCTCACCAGTCCGGTGAACGGGGCAATGTCGAGTGAGTAGATCCAACGTGCATGGGCATTGACCTCTGCATGCAGTATACCTGTGACCCCCTCATACAGACGAATCTGTCCCGTCCCATAGCCTGCAATGACTGTGCCCTTCCAGAGCTTTACTGAAGAACAACACGTGCTGAGAGAAgaagatatataataatatacatgttATATTAATGATGCATTGGTATAAGTATAGTGGGCCTCTTTCAAAAAACTCAAGCAGATGAATACATGCACATgagtttttgtgaatttttttgtaAAGTCACTCTGACGTGAATTTTTTGATTAATGAAAAGGTGCATTTTATGTTCTTTGATAACACTtaccataataatatataataacacaaTTAATTAGTTATCCAATTAGATGTACTGTATGGGAAAATACAATTCActgctaaataaaaatgagaccGTCTGTTTTTGATTTTATCATAGAACACTACTATTTTGAGCACCAGCATTAGTCTTCAAGCTTACCACTTTAATTATACTATATCATTTTTGTAAGGAATATGGCCAATTGCTattttgcattcatttaatttaatggaGCCAAACCTGAGAAGGAATTCCGAAAGATCCTACAGGATTCTTTACACAATTCACATTGCTGTAATTTAGGGGAGGGGATTTTTACTGACAATCAATGAGTGTGTAAAATAAACCTCAATTCTGAGGTTTATGAATTGTTCATGAATCCAGGGAAAACTTTTCAGGAAGGTCCACTTTATTTGCAAATTTGGCAAAATATACTAATAGTCTCTTGTATAGTGAGTTTTAATTCCTAACATACTCAAAACCAGGGATCTTGTTGAGCAGTTGAAAATCTTCTCCTGATTTCCACACACAGAGGAGGCCAGAGTCATCAGCACTAACTAAATCAGCAATACACTCCTAAAAAAAGAAATCAGTTTAATAAAACACTTGAGCCACCAGTAACTTAAACCAACTTAactaaacatgacaaaaaaaagcaaCAACCTACAAATAGCATTTGCCCTATGGAATAACAATAGCACTGAAATGAAAGTCACTGCAAGTTAATACCAGATTGCCTGAGCACTCAGAGGCCATGTCTGTGATTGCCTCCTTGTGTTCCTCCAAAACCTCAGACAGGGTGATGTTACTGCCTTTACTGGGAACGTCAAACACAAGCACTGAGCCAGATGAGACCCCTGAAGGAAGTGTGAGGAgttaaaaagtgcactttcagTACACATACTAAGCAAATATGTAAATGAATTAGAACAGGTCCCTATGTAGCTACTGCTGACAGATGAAGACACTCAcctacacaaatatatttttcccgCACTGCTGCAATTCCTCGAGCAAACACTGCCTTCGCTGGAAGATTACAACAGACAATGTCAGACAGGTACACAGAGGTCACAACCTGTTTCCCACAGTTTTTTCTTCAAAGGAtgtgaaaataaagaaagaaaaagaatgaatACATTTACTGTATTTACAGACACAGAAATGTGCACTGACCAGTCGGGGCCTCTGGTGTGTCCAGTGCATGCCAATAGACCATAATGGATCCATCTGATTCATACATCTGATGAATAAAAAAGTTCAAGTCATGTTTCCTGGgcaaataaaccattttaataGCATGGCATAACACTCAACCCACCTGGATTCCCTTCTGAGAGGTGAGAACAAGAAGATCTCTTGAGGGCAGGACACACCAGGCTGCCTGTCCgacaaaaagaaagaataaaaagaagTTAATTGGGATAAAGGTGAAGCAATAAATGGTGTAAACAATGGCATCAAGACACTGTAGGCAAAACCGCACTAAACCAGTATAATCATCAGTCTTTATTAGCACTCAAATGGTAGGGTACCAGTGGTCTCACCTGCATGATAAGCGAGGAGCTGGTGGCCACGTTGCCTTCTTTAGATTGCAGCTGTCGGTGGGAATAGTTCAGTCCGTCCCAAGAGGCGCTGACCATGTTCACCACGTTGGCGTGGACCACCGTGAAATAGGTGAGACAACGCGGCGCGATGCGCAGGACGCTCAGGTTGTTGTAGAGCGCCGACGCGCTGCTCTTTATCTGAATGCTTTTCTCTTTGTGGTACATCttcgcaatttttttttttttttttttttttggaagagcgCCGCTTGTTTACTTTATAAGCTAGGGATGTTTTTTCTGAAAGACAAGGCAGGACGTGTAAATCAGTTCAAACTAAAGGAACAGTTAAAGAAAGAGTTTCTTGAGACAGTGAAGACGAGGCTGTTCAGTGACTGGTTGCACTTTACGGCATTAAATCGGATTTTAGCAGCATGTCTAGACTCCAGATGACCTCTCGACAGCAAGGCGAgagtatgaaaatatgaaatactgCTTCTTTTCCAGTAACAACACTGACATTTAGTTAACctaaaaaaaatgattatttacCGTGTAATTGGGCGTGATACATTTTACTTATATAAATCGAAGCAACTAACGTTACCAACCCTGAATGAAGGCAGCTGATGCGTTCTCCTGTTAATCTTCCTCGTTTCAGAGCAAATACTGAAACAAATTGCTCCAAATATGAAAATAACATACGCCGTTTCTGTTAATAGACTAATGAACGTCAAATAAGAGGTATTATGCATATActtgtttcattttattcaagCAAGCTCTCACCATCTCGCGTCTCTTGCAGCCATAGTGACGGAGCAGACGTGTGTACGTGTGTAGAACGTCACAGTTATCTGCGGTGCACGAAGTGACGGAAAATTCTAAACGTCTGAaactttacaaaaataattacgCATCTGCAACACTAAATCTGtatctaataataattatatatatatatatatatatatatatatggacagaAAATCtacaaaagttacggactgcagctttaaactaTTCATGCAAAGTAACCCTGTCAAACACTGTATGACGAGCTAAGACATTAAAGTCTGGGCAGCCTGTGATGCCAGTACAAGCTATGCCTGGAATATGTCGGTCTTCACAGGCAAAATTGCTGGGGCACAGCCTGAAAGAAATCAGGGCAGACACATTGTACCCCAAATGACAGCTAGTCCCCAGAAATAGACAATAACCTGCAACACTTTCTTCACATTGAACGCCCTTGGCAAAATGCTTCTTCAGAGAAAATGGTTGGAAGTGCGTGTAGGAATAAGCCAAAGCACCCATCTTTAAACAGAAGACTTTAAAAACATTGATTTACAACAACATCTTTCTGGCCCATGGCactatttttcaatattttggaTGATTACATGTACAATTCTTTTGTGCTGTGGAAGGAAATAAATCTTTGTTTGATTCAAGGAAAGAACTACCATTCTTGTCATTCTGACAAGAAGGGCACAGGACGGGCTTCAGATGACCAGGAAATAGGTCATCATCTTCTCATCAACCAGGGATTAAGAAGAAAATCTACAGCCTTCTAGTGGTTAAACCATGTCATTACATTTGACTTGGATCCACCCACCACCAGATGGCACCAGATCTATGCAGTTCTATGCTCTTGAGTGATTTTAAATACGaaattattttctatacccactgtatgtttttatacagtctattatATACACAGAcacgcatgtatatatttaaaaatatataaatgtatacacaaGACAAACacatttggatgtgattaatcacgattaatcatttgacagccctaataaatgtataattttatgtcaaaatatttttttattgtgtataaTTTAGAGGTAAATATCATAATATCATAAATACCCCACTCCAAAACAAAAGTTCTAAGTTCAAAAGTTATATGGTTATTATTTCTGGTCATCTTTTTCCCTTAATCTACAATACCAGAGGGTTTAACTTCTGAGTGCTTGTCATATGTGATTGCTGCTCTTCCGTACTGAAGGCTGACCacctgaacattaaaaaaaaaagtttttttattgcaACTGAATGGGTTCAGTCAATGCAATGGCTGTTTTGGAAATACACTGGTCCCCTGTAAACATGGACAATTggttgtaaaatgaaaactaaagagtTTTCATTTAGATAATAATTTTGATTATGGTTTAAAGGAGATAATGTGATAATATATGGTGATGATTTAGGATAAGTGCATAGAATTTGCATCTGAAATGGCAAAATTATGTTTATGATAATCAGAAGACCTGAAGCCAAGTAGGATTTAATACAGATGCaggttttcaaataaacaaaatcataTTATTTGTTTACCAGTTAATCAAGAAATAAAAAtcctcattttactttttgcagcacatttgcaAAGAAGCTGCCTGTGACCCTCCTACATCACACAGATACCAAAATCTCTTTTGATATCTAGTTGTTCACATTCTGTGGGAGGTACAGAGTTTCCTCATTCTAAAAGACCTGAGCAAAATGTATTCATTCCTCTCAttgaaaagcaaaataaaaatactaattctGGAATTTCCTTgaattatatatatctatatatatatatatatatctatatatatatatatctatatatatatatatatatatatatatatatatatatatatatatatatatatatatatatatatatatatatatatacacatacatacataaaggcAAGAAAAGAAAAGCAGTAAAACAATCACGCAAcacaaatgaattaatgaaaaaaaactgGAAAGGTTAACATGTAACAATATGCAGTATTGTCAACCTCAAACAATAACATCACTGTTAACTGCTTACAACAAAGTATATGTGTGCATTTGTAGACAGCAAGGGACTAAGAACAAATGAATGACTGTACACAAGATGTCTGTCAGAGTGGTCAAAGATGTGTGTAGGCTTACATATGTAAATAGATGGGCATCAGAAGGAGGGAGGCAGAGGGGAGGATGAAGTCCAGGCTATCTCTTATTAACCATGTAATGCACAAAGACCTGAAATTGTATAAACTAATTCAGACTCTGTGAAAAAGTTCATCAAGAAAACTTATAGTTTGCAGGATATGGTGTACAGCATACTGTAAACAGCATTACTGATTATTAGTAGAAGGTCTACCTGTCACATAATTCTTGTAGTATAATGTAAAGTTCTGTTCTACTCTAGAGAAATATCCTCACATGATATTCTCATGTGTCATATCATTTGACTGATATTGTATGGCAGTTGTCTTGGACTTGTGCGGAAGAAACTTTTCAATAATCAGTGCCAGTGTAGAAATGCTGTACTAACTGTCagtcataataaatatattaagttaGCAAAATAAATCCCAAGACAAATCATCTTCAGGTTGAGCATAGGcctacttttattttcatttcaatacaGTGACTATCCAAACGTTTAATGCACAGTTGGTAGTATAGAAAAGTAGCATTTTGTAGCATTATTTGACACTTTCAGCACCATAGAAACACAAATAGGTGGAAACATTATGTAAGTTTTTTCCTTTGCGCTCCCATCCTCTTTAAATATGGCCTGCCTCCATCACTCCATCTTAGAAACAACATAGCAACGAGAACAGAAGCTCTGTCATCTCAGCTTGAAAGGAATGCCACATAAAATGATCTTCCTCTTTGTACATCTGTAAATTACAGTTCAGATTGCTTTCCCCTTTATGTTTGGTTATATTGGGGGGATAAACGTCTTTTACATTAATAATCTCATGTAATGTGCACAGTAGTTGGttggttgttttgttttccttagtTTTACTCCCTTTCCCCCAACATAGCGGAACACTTAATTGCTTTTTATCTTCTCTTGTTAATTAGTATTCTACACTCAATCTTTGAACACTTTTGCGCTTCATGCGCCATAAATGTTCAGTCTTTTCTCTCAAGTGAAAATCTGTTGTGCTCCACTGACCGTGCTGGGAAATAATACTTTATTCGCTATCTTTATTAGAACACATCGTAATCTGGAAGTCAAACATTTTATGATTAGTGTTGTTATTGCGCCACACACAAGCAGTAATGGATGCCGTTTGGAGAGGCTTCTGCACTTTTGTTCTCACAGCACTTGTTTTTCAAGGTAAAGACTGAGCATGTAGTATCAGTAgctatatattaaataacaacaatatatctataatttaatgtttaaacttGTAGAACAAATAGCATCTGTCGATATAATGTTGTCaccaaacatgaaaaaaatactttagtaatttataataaatactgtagtgttttgaaccatactatagtaaagtgtattatactgtatatattagtatttataacaCTTTTTAATTAATGCTACGCATGATGTAGTATTAACTATAGTGAactgataaactgtaataaatactgtagtatactttagtttttactacagtaaactgtagtgtattttaGTATATTATACCCTATAGTTGTAGAAAACTTAGTAACTTGTTTATATTTCTATAGTTATATTACCACAGCAACTATAGAATTAccacaacaaattaattcaagaactttaatacagtattgttcaaaaacaacatttactataaattactatttttttcatgtgggataaattatcttaaaatttgtcaGTACACTGTAATCGCTAAATTGAGTGTATTACAGAAACTTCCGGTCTTatcttaaacgtgcagtatggaatttttggccaccaggggtcactcaatcaaaacaataacatgagacgtactttgatgacgggaaagagcgtaggctcatgggagatgttgttcattggaacacgcgctctgtcgctccccacattcctcactcattttaaagggacacttcacccatttgcatttagctttgtattgttagaaacccagtcatatattataatgatcatggattttccctttatttttc
Above is a window of Carassius carassius chromosome 4, fCarCar2.1, whole genome shotgun sequence DNA encoding:
- the wdr54 gene encoding WD repeat-containing protein 54 is translated as MYHKEKSIQIKSSASALYNNLSVLRIAPRCLTYFTVVHANVVNMVSASWDGLNYSHRQLQSKEGNVATSSSLIMQAAWCVLPSRDLLVLTSQKGIQMYESDGSIMVYWHALDTPEAPTAKAVFARGIAAVREKYICVGVSSGSVLVFDVPSKGSNITLSEVLEEHKEAITDMASECSGNLECIADLVSADDSGLLCVWKSGEDFQLLNKIPGFDTCCSSVKLWKGTVIAGYGTGQIRLYEGVTGILHAEVNAHARWIYSLDIAPFTGLLISAAEDSWVRVWHLSLTPETNSVEVEHMYNECVTDTQICGAKFCDGDGYAFAVTGYDLSEIIRYTQA